A region from the Pogoniulus pusillus isolate bPogPus1 chromosome 13, bPogPus1.pri, whole genome shotgun sequence genome encodes:
- the FAHD1 gene encoding acylpyruvase FAHD1, mitochondrial: MASSKSLSRFWEWGKNIVCVGRNYAEHAKEMGSALPREPLFFLKPSSAYVREGSPIVRPYYSSKLHHEVELGVVIGKRAQAVPQEAAMEHVAGYALCLDMTARDTQEECKKKGLPWTLAKGFSSSCPVSDFVPKEKIPDPHKLKIWLKVNGKLRQEGETSSMIFSIPYLISYISEIVTLEEGDLILTGSPKGVGSVEANDEIEAGISDVLSMRFKVAQQMRRS, from the coding sequence ATGGCCTCCTCCAAATCGCTGTCCCGCTTCTGGGAGTGGGGCAAGAACATCGTCTGCGTCGGGCGCAACTACGCGGAGCACGCCAAGGAGATGGGGAGCGCCCTGCCCCGGGAGCCCCTCTTCTTCCTCAAGCCTTCCTCGGCCTACGTGAGGGAAGGGTCGCCCATCGTCCGGCCCTACtacagctccaagctgcatcacGAGGTGGAGCTGGGAGTGGTGATCGGTAAGagggcccaggctgtgccccaggAGGCTGCCATGGAGCACGTGGCAGGTTACGCTCTCTGCTTGGACATGACGGCCAGGGACACGCAGGAGGAGTGTAAGAAGAAAGGTCTGCCCTGGACCTTGGCCAAAGGTTTCAGTTCGTCGTGCCCAGTCAGTGACTTTGTGCCCAAGGAGAAGATCCCAGACCCTCACAAGCTGAAGATCTGGCTCAAGGTGAatgggaagctgaggcaggaaGGGGAGACCTCCTCCATGATCTTCTCCATCCCTTATCTGATCAGCTACATCAGTGAAATAGTCACCCTGGAAGAAGGAGACTTGATTCTGACAGGGTCTCCCAAAGGGGTTGGGTCCGTGGAGGCCAACGATGAGATAGAGGCTGGGATCAGCGATGTCCTCTCCATGAGGTTCAAGGTGGCTCAGCAAATGCGCAGATCCTAA
- the MEIOB gene encoding meiosis-specific with OB domain-containing protein isoform X1, protein MAYSSSARDFVGLSDLHPNLARPNVIGVVIGKTDVRGFPDRKNIGSERYTFSFTIRDSPAYFINVSAWGKEEYIRSLSESFRVGDCVTIENPLVQSKETEREEKFNPVTPSSYKLLLSENHSVVKTFSCYEMDTRLLSLLHQPVKDPQDYYSLGDIIANGQSLDGRIINVLAAVMSVGEPKYFMTSDKRKGQRCEVKLYDETEMSFPIVCWDNESIQLAQSWIPRETVIFASDVRINFDKFRNCMTATVISKTIITTNPETAEANVLFSFIKDSAFSGALHDRMDEQSKDSINLETIVDVYTVEQLKEKALQSDGKLEPVYGIIYGYISTLDIDDNASKVIRNRCSICRFIVSEVSNTCTFCSDVSSDSKSTFTSFDIFVDVTDHTGTLFSCYLSDCIAEETLGCTVHEFLALAEDKKTALKWQLLLERSKIYFKVTMAPSWRTGMKVNVLSCKLADPREASQSLLGKETGNKRWHH, encoded by the exons ATGGCTTACTCCAGCTCAGCACGGGACTTTGTTGGGCTTTCAGATCTGCATCCAAACCTTGCTCGTCCT AATGTAATCGGTGTGGTTATTGGGAAAACAGATGTCAGAGGCTTTCCAGACAGAAAAA ACATTGGGTCCGAGAGATACACCTTCAGCTTCACCATTCGTGATTCACCTGCTTACTTCATTAACGTCAGCGCCTGGGGCAAAGAAGAATACATTAGATCACTTTCAGAAAGCTTCAGAGTTGGTGACTGTG tCACAATTGAAAATCCCTTAGTTCAGTCCAAGGaaacagagagggaagaaaaattcAATCCTGTGACTCCTAG CAGCTACAAATTACTGCTGAGTGAAAATCACTCCGTGGTCAAAACATTCTCCTGTTATGAAATGGACACAAGGCTGCTTTCGTTGCTGCATCAGCCTGTCAAGGACCCTCAGGATTACTATTCACTGGGTGATATCATTGCAAACGGACAAAGCCTTGATGGGAGAATCATTAATGTGCTTGCAGCTGTAATGTCA GTTGGGGAGCCAAAGTATTTTATGACTTCAGACAAGAGAAAAGGTCAGAGGTGTGAAGTAAAGCTGTATGATGAAACAGAGATGTCTTTTCCAATAGTATG CTGGGATAATGAATCCATCCAGCTTGCACAGAGTTGGATCCCACGAGAAACAG TAATCTTTGCATCAGATGTGAGAATAAATTTTGACAAATTTAGGAACTGCATGACTGCAACTGTGATATCAAAAACCATCATCACAACTAATCCAG AAACAGCAGAAGCAAATGTTCTGTTCAGCTTCATAAAAGACAGTGCTTTCTCAGGAGCTCTGCATGACAGAATGGATGAGCAGTCAAAAGATTCCATTAACT TGGAGACTATAGTTGATGTTTACACTGTGGAACAGCTGAAGGAGAAAGCTTTACAGAGTGATGGGAAACTGGAACCAGTCTATGGCATTATTTATGGCTACATTTCCACCCTGGACATTGATGATAATGCATCTAAAGTTATTCGTAACAGATG CTCAATTTGCCGCTTCATCGTGAGCGAAGTGTCCAACACCTGCACTTTCTGCAGCGATGTCTCTTCAGATTCCAAGTCAACATTTACAAGCTTTGACATCTTCGTGGATGTGACAGATCACACAGGCACTCTTTTCTCCTGTTACCTGTCTGACTGCATCGCTGAGGAAACATTAGGCTGCACA GTCCATGAATTCCTGGCCCTAGCAGAAGACAAGAAGACTGCACTGAAATGGCAGCTTCTTTTGGAGCGCAGCAAGATTTATTTTAAG GTTACTATGGCACCCAGCTGGAGAACTGGGATGAAAGTGAATGTTCTTTCATGCAAACTGGCAGACCCTAGAGAGGCAAGTCAGAGCTtgctgggaaaagagactgGAAACAAGAGATGGCATCATTAG
- the MEIOB gene encoding meiosis-specific with OB domain-containing protein isoform X4, with amino-acid sequence MAYSSSARDFVGLSDLHPNLARPNVIGVVIGKTDVRGFPDRKITIENPLVQSKETEREEKFNPVTPSSYKLLLSENHSVVKTFSCYEMDTRLLSLLHQPVKDPQDYYSLGDIIANGQSLDGRIINVLAAVMSVGEPKYFMTSDKRKGQRCEVKLYDETEMSFPIVCWDNESIQLAQSWIPRETVIFASDVRINFDKFRNCMTATVISKTIITTNPETAEANVLFSFIKDSAFSGALHDRMDEQSKDSINLETIVDVYTVEQLKEKALQSDGKLEPVYGIIYGYISTLDIDDNASKVIRNRCSICRFIVSEVSNTCTFCSDVSSDSKSTFTSFDIFVDVTDHTGTLFSCYLSDCIAEETLGCTVHEFLALAEDKKTALKWQLLLERSKIYFKVTMAPSWRTGMKVNVLSCKLADPREASQSLLGKETGNKRWHH; translated from the exons ATGGCTTACTCCAGCTCAGCACGGGACTTTGTTGGGCTTTCAGATCTGCATCCAAACCTTGCTCGTCCT AATGTAATCGGTGTGGTTATTGGGAAAACAGATGTCAGAGGCTTTCCAGACAGAAAAA tCACAATTGAAAATCCCTTAGTTCAGTCCAAGGaaacagagagggaagaaaaattcAATCCTGTGACTCCTAG CAGCTACAAATTACTGCTGAGTGAAAATCACTCCGTGGTCAAAACATTCTCCTGTTATGAAATGGACACAAGGCTGCTTTCGTTGCTGCATCAGCCTGTCAAGGACCCTCAGGATTACTATTCACTGGGTGATATCATTGCAAACGGACAAAGCCTTGATGGGAGAATCATTAATGTGCTTGCAGCTGTAATGTCA GTTGGGGAGCCAAAGTATTTTATGACTTCAGACAAGAGAAAAGGTCAGAGGTGTGAAGTAAAGCTGTATGATGAAACAGAGATGTCTTTTCCAATAGTATG CTGGGATAATGAATCCATCCAGCTTGCACAGAGTTGGATCCCACGAGAAACAG TAATCTTTGCATCAGATGTGAGAATAAATTTTGACAAATTTAGGAACTGCATGACTGCAACTGTGATATCAAAAACCATCATCACAACTAATCCAG AAACAGCAGAAGCAAATGTTCTGTTCAGCTTCATAAAAGACAGTGCTTTCTCAGGAGCTCTGCATGACAGAATGGATGAGCAGTCAAAAGATTCCATTAACT TGGAGACTATAGTTGATGTTTACACTGTGGAACAGCTGAAGGAGAAAGCTTTACAGAGTGATGGGAAACTGGAACCAGTCTATGGCATTATTTATGGCTACATTTCCACCCTGGACATTGATGATAATGCATCTAAAGTTATTCGTAACAGATG CTCAATTTGCCGCTTCATCGTGAGCGAAGTGTCCAACACCTGCACTTTCTGCAGCGATGTCTCTTCAGATTCCAAGTCAACATTTACAAGCTTTGACATCTTCGTGGATGTGACAGATCACACAGGCACTCTTTTCTCCTGTTACCTGTCTGACTGCATCGCTGAGGAAACATTAGGCTGCACA GTCCATGAATTCCTGGCCCTAGCAGAAGACAAGAAGACTGCACTGAAATGGCAGCTTCTTTTGGAGCGCAGCAAGATTTATTTTAAG GTTACTATGGCACCCAGCTGGAGAACTGGGATGAAAGTGAATGTTCTTTCATGCAAACTGGCAGACCCTAGAGAGGCAAGTCAGAGCTtgctgggaaaagagactgGAAACAAGAGATGGCATCATTAG
- the MEIOB gene encoding meiosis-specific with OB domain-containing protein isoform X3, whose translation MYIGSERYTFSFTIRDSPAYFINVSAWGKEEYIRSLSESFRVGDCVTIENPLVQSKETEREEKFNPVTPSSYKLLLSENHSVVKTFSCYEMDTRLLSLLHQPVKDPQDYYSLGDIIANGQSLDGRIINVLAAVMSVGEPKYFMTSDKRKGQRCEVKLYDETEMSFPIVCWDNESIQLAQSWIPRETVIFASDVRINFDKFRNCMTATVISKTIITTNPETAEANVLFSFIKDSAFSGALHDRMDEQSKDSINLETIVDVYTVEQLKEKALQSDGKLEPVYGIIYGYISTLDIDDNASKVIRNRCSICRFIVSEVSNTCTFCSDVSSDSKSTFTSFDIFVDVTDHTGTLFSCYLSDCIAEETLGCTVHEFLALAEDKKTALKWQLLLERSKIYFKVTMAPSWRTGMKVNVLSCKLADPREASQSLLGKETGNKRWHH comes from the exons ATGT ACATTGGGTCCGAGAGATACACCTTCAGCTTCACCATTCGTGATTCACCTGCTTACTTCATTAACGTCAGCGCCTGGGGCAAAGAAGAATACATTAGATCACTTTCAGAAAGCTTCAGAGTTGGTGACTGTG tCACAATTGAAAATCCCTTAGTTCAGTCCAAGGaaacagagagggaagaaaaattcAATCCTGTGACTCCTAG CAGCTACAAATTACTGCTGAGTGAAAATCACTCCGTGGTCAAAACATTCTCCTGTTATGAAATGGACACAAGGCTGCTTTCGTTGCTGCATCAGCCTGTCAAGGACCCTCAGGATTACTATTCACTGGGTGATATCATTGCAAACGGACAAAGCCTTGATGGGAGAATCATTAATGTGCTTGCAGCTGTAATGTCA GTTGGGGAGCCAAAGTATTTTATGACTTCAGACAAGAGAAAAGGTCAGAGGTGTGAAGTAAAGCTGTATGATGAAACAGAGATGTCTTTTCCAATAGTATG CTGGGATAATGAATCCATCCAGCTTGCACAGAGTTGGATCCCACGAGAAACAG TAATCTTTGCATCAGATGTGAGAATAAATTTTGACAAATTTAGGAACTGCATGACTGCAACTGTGATATCAAAAACCATCATCACAACTAATCCAG AAACAGCAGAAGCAAATGTTCTGTTCAGCTTCATAAAAGACAGTGCTTTCTCAGGAGCTCTGCATGACAGAATGGATGAGCAGTCAAAAGATTCCATTAACT TGGAGACTATAGTTGATGTTTACACTGTGGAACAGCTGAAGGAGAAAGCTTTACAGAGTGATGGGAAACTGGAACCAGTCTATGGCATTATTTATGGCTACATTTCCACCCTGGACATTGATGATAATGCATCTAAAGTTATTCGTAACAGATG CTCAATTTGCCGCTTCATCGTGAGCGAAGTGTCCAACACCTGCACTTTCTGCAGCGATGTCTCTTCAGATTCCAAGTCAACATTTACAAGCTTTGACATCTTCGTGGATGTGACAGATCACACAGGCACTCTTTTCTCCTGTTACCTGTCTGACTGCATCGCTGAGGAAACATTAGGCTGCACA GTCCATGAATTCCTGGCCCTAGCAGAAGACAAGAAGACTGCACTGAAATGGCAGCTTCTTTTGGAGCGCAGCAAGATTTATTTTAAG GTTACTATGGCACCCAGCTGGAGAACTGGGATGAAAGTGAATGTTCTTTCATGCAAACTGGCAGACCCTAGAGAGGCAAGTCAGAGCTtgctgggaaaagagactgGAAACAAGAGATGGCATCATTAG
- the MEIOB gene encoding meiosis-specific with OB domain-containing protein isoform X2 codes for MAYSSSARDFVGLSDLHPNLARPNVIGVVIGKTDVRGFPDRKNIGSERYTFSFTIRDSPAYFINVSAWGKEEYIRSLSESFRVGDCVTIENPLVQSKETEREEKFNPVTPSYKLLLSENHSVVKTFSCYEMDTRLLSLLHQPVKDPQDYYSLGDIIANGQSLDGRIINVLAAVMSVGEPKYFMTSDKRKGQRCEVKLYDETEMSFPIVCWDNESIQLAQSWIPRETVIFASDVRINFDKFRNCMTATVISKTIITTNPETAEANVLFSFIKDSAFSGALHDRMDEQSKDSINLETIVDVYTVEQLKEKALQSDGKLEPVYGIIYGYISTLDIDDNASKVIRNRCSICRFIVSEVSNTCTFCSDVSSDSKSTFTSFDIFVDVTDHTGTLFSCYLSDCIAEETLGCTVHEFLALAEDKKTALKWQLLLERSKIYFKVTMAPSWRTGMKVNVLSCKLADPREASQSLLGKETGNKRWHH; via the exons ATGGCTTACTCCAGCTCAGCACGGGACTTTGTTGGGCTTTCAGATCTGCATCCAAACCTTGCTCGTCCT AATGTAATCGGTGTGGTTATTGGGAAAACAGATGTCAGAGGCTTTCCAGACAGAAAAA ACATTGGGTCCGAGAGATACACCTTCAGCTTCACCATTCGTGATTCACCTGCTTACTTCATTAACGTCAGCGCCTGGGGCAAAGAAGAATACATTAGATCACTTTCAGAAAGCTTCAGAGTTGGTGACTGTG tCACAATTGAAAATCCCTTAGTTCAGTCCAAGGaaacagagagggaagaaaaattcAATCCTGTGACTCCTAG CTACAAATTACTGCTGAGTGAAAATCACTCCGTGGTCAAAACATTCTCCTGTTATGAAATGGACACAAGGCTGCTTTCGTTGCTGCATCAGCCTGTCAAGGACCCTCAGGATTACTATTCACTGGGTGATATCATTGCAAACGGACAAAGCCTTGATGGGAGAATCATTAATGTGCTTGCAGCTGTAATGTCA GTTGGGGAGCCAAAGTATTTTATGACTTCAGACAAGAGAAAAGGTCAGAGGTGTGAAGTAAAGCTGTATGATGAAACAGAGATGTCTTTTCCAATAGTATG CTGGGATAATGAATCCATCCAGCTTGCACAGAGTTGGATCCCACGAGAAACAG TAATCTTTGCATCAGATGTGAGAATAAATTTTGACAAATTTAGGAACTGCATGACTGCAACTGTGATATCAAAAACCATCATCACAACTAATCCAG AAACAGCAGAAGCAAATGTTCTGTTCAGCTTCATAAAAGACAGTGCTTTCTCAGGAGCTCTGCATGACAGAATGGATGAGCAGTCAAAAGATTCCATTAACT TGGAGACTATAGTTGATGTTTACACTGTGGAACAGCTGAAGGAGAAAGCTTTACAGAGTGATGGGAAACTGGAACCAGTCTATGGCATTATTTATGGCTACATTTCCACCCTGGACATTGATGATAATGCATCTAAAGTTATTCGTAACAGATG CTCAATTTGCCGCTTCATCGTGAGCGAAGTGTCCAACACCTGCACTTTCTGCAGCGATGTCTCTTCAGATTCCAAGTCAACATTTACAAGCTTTGACATCTTCGTGGATGTGACAGATCACACAGGCACTCTTTTCTCCTGTTACCTGTCTGACTGCATCGCTGAGGAAACATTAGGCTGCACA GTCCATGAATTCCTGGCCCTAGCAGAAGACAAGAAGACTGCACTGAAATGGCAGCTTCTTTTGGAGCGCAGCAAGATTTATTTTAAG GTTACTATGGCACCCAGCTGGAGAACTGGGATGAAAGTGAATGTTCTTTCATGCAAACTGGCAGACCCTAGAGAGGCAAGTCAGAGCTtgctgggaaaagagactgGAAACAAGAGATGGCATCATTAG